In a single window of the Cervus elaphus chromosome 1, mCerEla1.1, whole genome shotgun sequence genome:
- the LOC122694997 gene encoding olfactory receptor 10A5-like, which yields MAEGNWTRVSEFILMSFSSLPTEIQSVLFLTFLVIYLVTLLGNSLIILVTLADPMLHSPMYFFLRNLSFLEISFNLVIVPKMLGTLVAQDTTISFLGCATQMYFLFFFGVSECFLLATMAYDRYVAICSPLHYPVIMNPRTRAKLAAVSWFPGIPVATVQTTWLFSFPFCGINKVNHFFCDSPPVLRLVCADTARFEVYAIIGTILVVMIPCLLILCSYTRIAAAILTIPSAKGKHKAFSTCSSHLLVVSLFYVSLSLVYFRPKSNNSPESKKVLSLSYTVVTPMLNPIIYSLRNNEVKNALGRTFHKALGLRNCIP from the coding sequence ATGGCTGAAGGAAACTGGACAAGAGTGAGTGAGTTTATCCTCATGAGTTTCTCTTCCTTACCTACTGAAATACAGTCAGTGCTCTTCCTGACATTTCTGGTCATCTACCTGGTCACTCTGCTGGGAAACAGCCTCATCATTCTGGTTACCTTGGCTGACCCCATGCTGCACagccccatgtacttcttcctcaggaACTTGTCCTTCTTAGAGATTAGCTTCAACCTGGTCATTGTGCCCAAGATGCTGGGGACCCTGGTTGCCCAGGACACAACCATCTCCTTTCTTGGCTGTGCCACTCAGAtgtatttcctcttcttctttgggGTTTCTGAATGCTTCCTCCTGGCcaccatggcctatgaccgctatgtagCCATCTGCAGTCCCTTGCACTACCCAGTCATCATGAATCCAAGGACACGTGCCAAACTGGCAGCTGTCTCCTGGTTTCCAGGCATTCCTGTAGCTACTGTGCAGACCACGTGGCTCTTCAGCTTTCCATTCTGTGGCATCAACAAGGTgaaccacttcttctgtgacagcCCGCCTGTGCTGAGGCTGGTCTGTGCAGACACAGCACGGTTTGAGGTCTATGCCATCATTGGAACCATTCTGGTTGTCATGATACCCTGTTTGCTGATCCTATGTTCCTACACTCGCATTGCTGCTGCCATCCTGACGATTCCATCGGCCAAGGGGAAGCATAAAGCCTTCTCTACCTGCTCCTCTCACCTGCTCGTCGTCTCCCTTTTCTACGTATCTTTAAGCCTCGTCTACTTCCGCCCTAAGTCCAATAATTCTCCTGAGAGCAAGAAAGTGCTCTCACTGTCCTACACTGTTGTGACTCCCATGCTGAACCCCATCATCTACAGCCTGAGAAATAATGAGGTGAAGAATGCCCTTGGTCGAACCTTCCACAAGGCCCTAGGCCTTAGGAACTGCATCCCATAA